From the Trifolium pratense cultivar HEN17-A07 linkage group LG4, ARS_RC_1.1, whole genome shotgun sequence genome, the window CCCTTCATCAAGTTTAGACTCATTAGCAATCTTCTTAAGAGTATCACCAGTTCTAAGTGGATATGTAATAAACAAGCCATAATCTTTTGAAACTTGGCTATTCCCACAAGAACAATTGACAGTGACATTAACCTTAGCCTTAGCAGGTATATGATTTGGATCATAACTATTGAACTTTTTCAAAAGCTCAACAGTTGTTAAACTTACATAATAAGTATTTGCAATCAAATCATAAGTATCGCCTTCTTTCGCTGTGTATTCAAACACATGACCAAGAAATTCACCTCCAATACATTCACATGGGAATGGAATATTGattctaaaaaatgaaaaaatattaccaTGATTGGTTACTAAGactttattgtatttatttaaaatatcagAAGAATTTGTAACAATCTTTGATTGCATAAAGTTTTTTACACTTGGAAGTTCAACTAAAGGTAAGACATAGTAAGAAGCTAAAGCTATATCACACCCTTTCACACACTTTGATTCAACTTTGAAAAAAACACATTCAACAAATAGAAAGACCAATAGTAACACATTTTTTAGTTTCATATTTGGTCaataagaaagagagaaaatcaAAATGGCTTCTGAATGAAAGGAAGAagctgaaaaagaaattaactcaaattttcttttttgaaagtAATGTCACACTTTGTAGctcttatatttatatattatatggcTATATTTAATggactattgaattttttttgtatatggAGATTGGCTTGACTCAACCCTCAATTGTTTTGTGAATGTAATCgtataatatatagtatatataaattgatATGCACACGATTTTGCTCAATTATATGATCAGAAGAGACATGCGTGATTGGATATGTTTGACTGTTTCGAAGAGAAAGTGGAGGGAACAATATAACGGTTGGCTACAATGAGTTGACATGTCATTTATTCATTCATGGACtccataaaagaaaattttaggGTACATATGAAAAATTTCAATATACCAGTATATTagattattaaattattaagtaaATATATATTCTTTCGAAAGAAATTATTTTGGATCATTTTGTATAAGACAAAATTTGTTTAATAGTTCAAACTTTGTCCTGTGTTGTTATGTCGAAATTGAATAATCTCCAGCACTGCCCCTTCTGCTATCTATTCTGCCTCTAATCCAACGTTTGAGTGATTTTAAAGggaagaaataaaattaataaatggtTTTTAATATAGAACAAAGGGTGAGATTTGAGTCGCACAAACTACAGGAAAGAATCTGCAATAGAGGATCCAGATCTTGTTACGTCTTGTAATGTTTAGTTTAgtacttacattttttttttgccattaACCCTCTGGTTTTCAGGAGAAGGTGGCCTCACTAATCCAgagaatcgaactcgggttttCTTGAACTATCCGTCTTAGAAGTAGGTCATTTACCATTTGAGCTCAATGTCTTGGTTATTTACTTCGTTTGTTCCTTCTTAAGTGTCGTTTTTTTTACCATTGTGTATTATTCACATAATCTACTTTGACCacaaatttttattcatatataaaaCTAAATGTTAACATATATGATTTTGTTCAATTGGTCcggacaaatatttttaaagtgtAAAAATTTCGtaactttttataataaataattaaagatattaatgatcaaaattgtgcattgacatGTATGCAATAGTTAAAAGTGACACTACTGAGGCCCTCTAGTTTTGACCCAACTtctccttattttctacttctttactttatttctctaattcttttaaggagaaatagggtcaaatacaattttctacttctctatttcttttaaggagaagtagaaaagtagaaaataagtagggtcAAACGAGCCTTAAAATAATATGGAGGGAGTAccatttaaaatattgaaaactcttaataaaaaaaaataattgaaaactcGACAATAATTTTctacaattttaaataattataatttagaaatttttattaaaaatctatTAAAAAGCACAACACTTGATGTTGATATGCCAATCACTTTGTTTACTTATTAGGCAACAAGTTGGATGTCAATTAATTTGGGTGTATTATGAAGAATATTTTGTGACATCCAAAGAGATTGAAAATGTTAGGatttgtttgtttaatactTTGCATTCGTAATGGCAACCCTGTCGGTAGCTATGCAACCACTTTACAATGTCTCATATAATTCAAACAAACACCATaatttccatttttaattataagcCACGTCTTTATAGATGGATTCATTGACTTCactataataaaaatcaaaattgaataCCAGTTGCAAATTTCTGTTtaattttatattcatttttaaattgtGTATATAACATAATTAGTGGCAAATGATGACTTTTTGTTTGTAGATATTCGATTCCTCACACTACCAGAAATAATATCTTAAGCAGATTTTTTCTAGTGTCAATAATATCTTATCTCTTGATaagttaatttcattttaggtgttttattttttaagataatAATTAGCTGAGTTGAGTTTCTTTTACTTAAACACTTTTATTACTAGTAGTTAGTGGATTGTTAGATGAGCTGAAATCCAATAAATAAGAGTATATTTGtggaaaaaattaataaatattgtcTTAATAGACAAATAATCCGAGATATTGAAAATTTGCAAAATAGACACTTATAATGAGTCAGAGGAAAGTACACATAGACACATATGCCCCAAGAGAATGGTAGATTATCTTTATAATTTGTTGCTTTTCTGTGGATTTTGATCAAAAAAGCAAATTCAATGGAAAATACTAATTGGtcggaaaaacaaaaaaaaaaaactaattaatcggtgactagtatttttttttttgacacaagaaAATAACGATATttattcattccaataattgatagagTACATCAGATTCAAGTACAAATTTAACAtagttaaaaacaaaaagatgaatttgcgaacaaactcacaacatccaagttaatagtatacaacggcaaaatgcctacaaataatatgataaaattaaagtcaccggaatgtccatgcttccggatctgcaacgatgATGTctaaatcattgattgaatctgcaattgattgaagttggtcttcaatatgaactaaacgAACGGACAAACAAATGTCGTCCCAATGATGACGAACAACACAACCCGCACTCAGACGAAGATATcacaacaaaagaaagaaaaattaaaagacttaatatatgtgaaaatcacttatttagattaaaaacaagaaaaaagacgcagaggggtgattttaggtaaaaaaatgacctaaaaccaccccttAGAGGtgattttaggtaaaaaaatgacctaaaaccaccccttagaggtgaaggaagaagaaaactcaaaagaaaaatattaggGCCGGCGGAGGAAGGCTAGAGCGTGAGTGGATGGGTGTTTAAACGTTGACTAGTACTTAAAAAGCAGAAGAAATTCTAACTACATTCGACGATACTATTCATAAGTAAAAATTTACGATCTTTTTGTCTTTATGGCTAATGCAGAGTAATCTGACTGACTGAATGCCGATTCAATGCAAGCTACGTTTTTAAACTTCGTGTCTTCAAGTTGAAATTGAACTTGTAATTAAAAAGcgaaagtattttttttagaaaatggaAAACTAACTTGAGAAAACTTGAGTATCCATGGTTGTTAGGATTGTCCCATAATCAACAATAGTGATGTTTTGCACTTCAATTTTTGCCTAAAAACTTCATATATTCaatattaggaaaaaaaatattgccttttaaaaaacaaacaaacttgTACTAGtatatttcattaaaaaaaaaacttacaaattTAGTGTTTACTActtcacaaaaaataattacaccATGTCTTCTTGAGATCTAGGACATTCTCAATTTTTGGGAAATGAAATTTGAACACAAAACAAAATGTTCATCTGACTGAGAGTATATTTATGAGAGATTGATTTTCATAGGAAGTGTCATAATAACAATCTTCAGTTGGTGATGAAAGTGTCATAAGAGCAACAACTATAGATCTCATATTTGGACGTAGTAGTGGATTTTCTCTTGTACATCCTCTTGCAAGTTCAACCATCTGAAATTCAAACATATATTCACCACACCTTAACAAATTCAATCTAGTGCCAAATATAATTCAAAGACTAATTTGACggtaaattaaaaacaaattaatggaGAGAACCAGAATTAGACTTTTTTAGTAATCAAGAGTTCGACTGTGAGGTAAATAAAATCTGATCAAGAATTGTTCCCATCAGAAATCGAATTCTTGTTCTTCTGAACTATTCATCCTAGAGAgaactcattaaccatttgaAAGTCTTTTTTGTCTATTCGCAAATTTCAACGGTGTAAATGAGAAgctataattttttcttcaatttatttttataaaataacattcaaattttctttaattatatttcactatttaaaaataacattCAAATTTCTTCTTAAGAGAAATGAGTCCCACCTTTAGAACAGAATCAATTGGATAGTTCTCTTTAAGCCTAGGATCCACCAATTTGCGAATACCTTCTAAAGGATCAATCTGATTAAGTGCTTCTTCAAACTGCATTACAGAAAAAGTTAAGCATAACTTCGTAACAAACTAACAGGCTaacatttaattataattttttcgaGTATTTTCTaggtaaaattgattttggttagaCCTACCAAGACTACAAGACCCTTTGATTCAGCAACAGATTCACCTGTCTTTAGAATAGCATTCTTTGCAGATATAAGTTCATAAAGAACAACTCCAAAAGCATACACATCTATTTTTGGAGATACATCACCATATTGAGCATatctgcaaaaataaaaatcgaacgaatttaaaaaaaatctgtacAATCATCCAGTCATATCTCACCGTATAATACAACAAAGTGACATATGGTGAGATGTGATTGAATGTCTGTACGAATGTTTGTTGTACTATTGGTACATAAACATTAATCTCGTAATTGAATACaatacaaaataaatcataCTCTGGTGGCATGTATCCAAAAGTTCCAACGAGACGAGTGTGAAGTGTGGAGTTTCCAACTTCAATAAGTTTGGTCAAGCCAAAATCCGCGACCtgaatttaaaaccatttatagtttaattaatctaaaaaagaaaaaataattataattttgaatGCAAATCATTAAAATCGATCAAGAAGCAACCTTTCCGCGTAAGTTTTTGTCTATCAATATATTTGCGGATTTTACATCGCGATGGATATACACAGGTACAGTGTGTTCATGAATGTATTCAAGCCCTCTTGCTGAATCTAGAGCAATTTGCACTCTACTAGACCATGGTAATGGTTCTCTACCTGAAATCGTATTACCATTGATTAATAACTTTGTGACAATATTGAAAAATCACAGAAAAATATTAGCACTTTTTTTGTTCTGATCTTACCTATACCATGCAAATATTCACCCAAGTTTCCATTGTCAATATGTTCATATACAAGAAAAAGTGATCCTTCGACGCAATATCCAATCAACCTCACCTATGTTGTTCATAAAAATGTAGGTAGATTCAGAATAAGATTTAGAATATACTTGAAACTGGTTATGTAAAAAGCAAGATAAAGATTTGaacaatggaaaaaaaaaattaaatgagaaGTACCAGATTCAAGTGATGAACATGTGTTAAGACCTTCAACTCACAAAGAAATTCTGTCGATGCTTGTACGTCCATCTTCTTAATCGCTGTTTTCTGCAtagaataaattttattagaggAAATCCAACTCGAAAAGAGTGAAAAAAAGTGGTTATATTCTAAGTGAGGAGAAAAATGGAAACTTCCCAATTCACCCTTAAGTGCTATATAATTTACAAATCTGTTTCTTAAATTCTTGTTTTCGTAAGACTAAAAAACGAGAACAGATAATACTTGTTAGAGAAAACAGTTTTGTACGTTCGTGAGGTATCAAATCAGTGATAAAAGTTTGACATTGTAACCTCAAGAGACATAGTTCAAATCCTCTCAGGAAGAATTGTAAAATGACTACTAGTTTCTGTAATAATTTATCGGTTTTACTTTACAAATTATTGTTAATAAAACCTCACTTTTAATGGTCCATAGGTTATGGAGGTTTTGGTTGCTAATTAGTCATAAGATTAATGACAATTAATTGGGTGGTAATGGCTTGTTTATTCTTGATGGTAGAATCAAGCATATATAATAGTCTTTGGTCCCTAAGCTTACTCTCATTCCATTATTCAGAAATATATACACCATCTATATAGTTGAGAGTAAGAGCTTAGAAGACTCAAAGATTGTACATTCACAACACTATAACAATGGCTGGAGGTAATTGTTTAAGTTCCTATTTTCCGCATTTTGTTTATTGATCTTGTTGTTCTTTTGTTGTCAGGAACATAGGATCAATTGAATTAATCttacatttggtatcagagccttaCTGCCTCTGCCTTGTTCATTGTTCCAGTTTTTCCATTTTCGGTAAAATTTGAagatttcattttaatttaagtttaaGGCATTGTTATTGCAAAATATTATGAGAAATCTTCGTTTCATTGAGTTTCTAAGCTTTCTGTTATTTGAATCAATCTAAATAGTGCCGAGAATATTAAGAATTGTTTTaaagtttgagtttttttttatgttttgggtATTTTGATTTAAACCTTTTTAGTCAAGATtgaaatcaaaattataatgGAAATCCTTTGTATAGTATTTCTAGGTTAATGATTGTTATTTTCCATGTTTTAATTGATCTGAAATTGTCGGGTTTCAATTCGGATTCGTGGGCCATAAAATCGGGTCGAACTGACCCGCTCAAGGTTGAAGATGAACAGTagcattttcaaaaaaaaaaaaaaaaaaaaaaaaacgataaaTTGGGAAAGCTGGGACTTGAACCCGCGTCCCTGGTACTATAGCACCATGTTGTGACCGCCTTGGCTATGTGTTCGTTACATTCATAATACTACATCAGTAATATATATTCGCTGCATgttatttgaagaaaaatagTACAGCAAAATAGATTCAGGGACTCGAACACAAGTCCATTCAGTAAAAGGATTGGCTTCATGACCACTGCAACAGGTAACAAATTCTGTTAAATTATTGTTGTGTTGCGGTTTTATATGTTACATATTATGTTTTCtgattaattaagtaattatgctttattattttgtaatgagtttatgcataaataaatcaaatagataatattatattttattaatacaaCTGCATATGagaattttattatgttttagtTGTACAATTGCATATGATGgttcaattatattttaattttgcaaTTGTATATGAGGATTTTATCATCATGATATACACAAATTTATTCTCTCATATAATTCAGTTGTTATGTCTAGtgacttttataattttaattgattttggaTTAGCCACAGCacccttaattaattaaaattattttctaagGTTTTCTTATGGTCACATAAGGAATTAGACATAACATTGTGATTAATCATATGTGGTATAGTGAATCTTATCCTACAGGAATTTTTGCTATATTTGTATGATTAATTAGGATAGAgtgtcaaattattttcataacttACCCGCAGGAATTATGAATTGGTACATAATTTGATAGTTTTATCATAAAGTATAATTTTGgatagaaaaacaaattattttatgcACGTAAAGTATGTTGTTGTGTATGTAATTTGAAAATTCTATCGTGAAGTTTAAATAAATCTTATCACATTAAAATTTAGCCCGCAGGTAATTTTATGTTACAAGATTTATTTTGGGGTATGTTTACATTGGTAATACATACATTACAGATAATATGTATGTCTCAAAAATTTTGACATGAGTCTTTGGAATTTTTCAACTTATAAATCTATTGTTTATTCTTATATCAAACATAAAGTTTCTGAGCTCAAAGATAATTCATTCTCTCTTGTTAGTTATTGATCTAATATGACTAATGTTAATATAAACACCTGGTGGATTGATTATGGATCAACAATCCATATAGCAAACTCCTTGCAAGGTATGCAAGACTTAAGGAAGCCAGTAGGAAGTGAGTGAACTGTCCTATCAGGAAGCAGGATGGGCTCACATGTGGAGGCTATTGGAACTTGCATTTTAATTCTGAATaatggttttgttttgaaattagaAAGGACCTTTTATGTACCAAGTTTCTCACGAAACTTGATTTCAGTTTCTTGACTTGTGCCTTTTGGATATTCCTTTCATTTTAAAGACACgtcatttgaattattttataatttggaacGTGTGGGGAATGGTATATTGTCTTATGGTCTTTATCGTATTAATTTACAAAATGAATCCATTTATAGTTCAATGCATGTTCAAATTGGCATTAAGCGGTGTAATATTAACTAGAGTTCTTCTATGTTATGGCATCAGAGATTAGGACATATCTCCATAGAGAGAATTAAATGGCTAGTAAAATATGGGGTACCTAATACTCTAGATTTTGCTGACTTTGAAACTTGTATTGACTACATTAAGGGAAAGCAGACCAACGTTTCCAAGAAGGGTGCCAATAGAAGTTCAAGCATATTAGAAATAATTCATACATATGTTGTCCAGGTATGGATGCAGATGGttagaaatattttatcacATTCATAGATGATTACTCACGatatatgaatatttatttgcttcataataaaaaaaaaaaaaaaaaaaaaaaaaaatgaatgaagcaTTGGATACCTTCAAAGCCTTTAAGGTAGAAGTTGAGAACCAATGTGGaaagcaaataaaaattgtgagaTCATATCGGGGTGGTGAATACTATGGTAGATACACTGAATATGGACAAGCACCTGGTCCATATGCCGAGTTTCTTCAAGAACATGGGATTGTTGCCTAATATATCATGCCCGGTTCTCCGAACCAAAATGGTGTTGCAGAAAGAAGAAACCGAACTTTATTGGACGTGGTGCGGAGTATGGTTAGCAACTCTAATCTTCCTAAATCCTTGTGGAATGAAGCATTAAAGACGGGTGTGTATATTCTCAATCGGGTTCCATCCAAGGCTGTCCTAAGGACACCTTTTGAATCATTTAAAGGTTGGAAACCGATTTTGCGACATATGCACGTTTAGGGATGTTCGTCTAAGGTTAGGATTTATAACCCACAAGAGAAGAAACTAGACCCGAGGACCATTAGTGGGTATTTCATTGGATATGCCGAAAGGTCTAAAGGTTATAGATTTTATTGTCCATCTCACACAACTAGGATTGTGGAGTCAAGAAATTTAAAGTTTCTTTAAGatcacttgattagtgggagtgaTTAAATCAGGAACATAGTTTCTGTGCATGATCATATAGAGTCCCAACCTTCAGTTTCGAGTGATAGATTGATTGTTGTTCACAATATCCCTCAAGTTCAAATGGATGTTGATCAACCACCAATCATTGAGATTCCACAAAATGTTGATATTCCAATAGATCAAATTGATCATCAAATTCATGAAAATGATGAGCAATTAGTTGAACAACATAATCCATAAGAAAATGTTGATCCAACATTAAGAAGGTCTATTAGGACAAGAAAATCAGCTATTTCTAGTGATTACATTGTGTATCTACAAGAATCTGACTATAACATTGGAGTTGAGAATGATCCTAAAAACTTTTCATAAGCCATGAGTTGCAAAGAGTCAAATTTGTGGTATGATGCCATGAAAGATGAGATGAATTCCATGAAAAACAACGGTGTTTGGAATCTTGTAGAGTTACCTAATGAGATGAAGGCCATTGGTTGGAAATGGGTATTTAAAACCAAAAGGGATTCATTAGGTAACATTAAGAGATACAAGGCTAGACTCGTTGCTAAGGGATTTAATCAAAAGGAGAGAATAGATTACATAGAGACTTTTTCTCCTGTATCTAAGAAGGATTTTCTCCGTGTCATCTTGGCATTGGTTGCATATTTTGACCTTGAGTTGcaccaaatggatgtgaaaacaGCCTTTCTTAGTGGTGGAGGAGGAGGTTTATATAAAACAACCTGAAGGTTTCTTCTCTAATGATGGTGAGCACTTGGTTTACAAGCTTAAGAAATTCATATATGATTTGAAACAAGCATCCCGTCAATGGTATCTTAAATTTATGGGATAGTTTCTTCATTTGGATTTGTTGAAAATCTCATGGATCAATGTATATAccagaaggttagtgggagtaaaatttgttttcttattttatatgtggatgatattttACTTGCTACCAATGATAAAAGTTTTCTACATGAGGTGAAATAATTCCTCTCTAAAAATTTTGATATGAAAGATATGGGTGAGGCATCTTATGTCATTGACATCAAGATCCATAGAGATAGATCTCGAGGAGTTATAGGTCTATCACAAGAAACCTATATATCAATAAAGTTTTAGAgagattttggatgaaagatTGTTCACCGAGTATGGCTCCCATTGTGAAGGGTGATAAGTTTAATTTGAGCAAATTCCCTAAGAATAATTTTGAAAGGGAACAAATGCTTAATATTCCATATGCTTCCACTGGTGGAAGCCTAATGTATGCTCAGGTTCGCGCACGACCTGACATTGCATTTGCAATCGGAATATGAAATAGATATTAGAGTAATCCATATATGGAACACTGGAAAGCTGCAAATAAAGTAACTAGGTACCTTCAAGGAACCAAAGACTACATGTTTATGCTAAACTGAAATTTTAGAGGTCAAAGGTTACTCTAATTTAGAGATTGCGGATTACGTTGACTTAAGAAAATCAGCATCCGGTTACATTTTCATGTTAGCCAGTGAAGt encodes:
- the LOC123882001 gene encoding lysM domain receptor-like kinase 3 isoform X3, with the translated sequence MEIMFPYILGLAKGAAIGITIAGIFGLVLIVICIYVKYFQKKEEEKVKLPQTSIALSTQDGNASCSGEYETSGSSVPGTGSTAGLTGIMVAKSTEFSYQELAKATNNFSLDHKIGQGGFGAVYYAELRGEKTAIKKMDVQASTEFLCELKVLTHVHHLNLVRLIGYCVEGSLFLVYEHIDNGNLGEYLHGIGREPLPWSSRVQIALDSARGLEYIHEHTVPVYIHRDVKSANILIDKNLRGKVADFGLTKLIEVGNSTLHTRLVGTFGYMPPEYAQYGDVSPKIDVYAFGVVLYELISAKNAILKTGESVAESKGLVVLFEEALNQIDPLEGIRKLVDPRLKENYPIDSVLKMVELARGCTRENPLLRPNMRSIVVALMTLSSPTEDCYYDTSYENQSLINILSVR